From Dermochelys coriacea isolate rDerCor1 chromosome 9, rDerCor1.pri.v4, whole genome shotgun sequence, one genomic window encodes:
- the CEP19 gene encoding centrosomal protein of 19 kDa — protein sequence MTYAAKKCGIRFQPPSIILIYEDENKNRARQRIMPIRNFSKFSDCSRAAEQLKNNPRHKAYLQGVSLRQLQKLYSLLKGHLQGQSLAQTLEQIHQEETIDPEEDLNKLDDKELAKRKSIMDELFEKNRKKKDDPDFTYNVEVEFPQDEQLESCGWDAESDNEF from the exons ATGACTTATGCTGCAAAGAAGTGTGGCATTCGTTTTCAGCCTCCATCCATTATCCTGATCTATGAAGATGAAAATAAGAATAGAGCACGCCAGCGCATCATGCCTATCCGAAACTTCTCCAAGTTCTCAG attgcagcagggctgcagaacagctgaaGAATAACCCTCGGCACAAGGCTTACCTACAAGGGGTCTCACTGCGGCAGCTGCAGAAATTATACAGTTTGCTGAAAGGCCACTTGCAGGGACAGAGTTTGGCCCAGACCTTGGAGCAGATTCATCAGGAAGAGACCATTGACCCAGAGGAGGACCTGAACAAACTGGATGACAAGGAGCTGGCTAAAAGGAAGAGTATCATGGATGAGCTGTTTGAAAAGAACAGGAAGAAGAAGGATGACCCAGATTTCACCTACAATGTTGAGGTTGAGTTCCCACAAGATGAGCAGCTGGAATCCTGTGGCTGGGATGCAGAGTCAGACAATGAGTTCTGA